Below is a window of Arthrobacter sp. SLBN-112 DNA.
ACGGCGCCTACAACCCCCTGGAACGCCTGGACAAGATCAGGGAGGTGTTCTTCAACGAACCCGGCAAGACCCTCGGCGCCAACATGCCGGTCAAGAGCCAGGAGGACCTGGGGCTGCCCGAGGACGTCCGCTTCACCAAGAACCGCGTGGCCTTCTCCGTCCTGAACGTCCAGGGCAGCAACAACTCCCTCCTGCCGTGGACGGGGTTGGGCAAGACTGCTCCCACGCCGGAACAGCTCGCCGAGGTGGAACACCGCACGGATGCCGTCTTGGCCCAAATCCACCAGACGTTCGCCGATGCCAAGCGCAGCAACGACCGCGCCGTGGTGCTCATGCAGCAGGCGGACATGTTTGATCCCGCACTGCTCGCCGACGCCACCGCCGACCCCAAGACCGTGTCCGGCTTCCGGGAGATCGTGCAGGCGATCGTCGACGAAACGAACCACTTCGACGCCCCGGTCTACCTGGTCAACGGCGACAGCCACGTCTTCGCCGCCAACCAGCCTCTCGCCGCCGGCTCGCCCTGGCTGGACATCTACGGCTCGCCGGCCGCGGACAACCTGGAGCGCATCACCGTGGACGGCGCCAACAACGCCGTCGACTACCTCCGCGTCACCGTGTCAGGCAACAGCGCCAAGGGCGCCGACGTCCTGAGGTGGGAAAAGGTCCGCTACAGCGAGTAGCTCCAAACGCAAGCGGACGGCGGCGCGTGCCCACCCGCCGTCGTCCGCTGTGGTTTTAAGGGTCTGGACACGGGTAATCTCCGGATTTATCGTGCAAGGGTGGCGGCTGCCTGACTGGCAGGATGGCAAGCTCTGCCGGTCCGCTGTTGCGGCCGTCCATCATGAGGAGGCAGCAATGAAGCACGTTGAAGAGGTTGAAGAGACTGTTGAAGTCGCTGTCCCGGTGCGGACGGCGTACAACCAGTGGACCCAGTTCGAATCGTTTCCGCAGTTCATGTCCGGTGTGGAATCCGTAACCCAGCTCACCGACACCACCAACCACTGGGTAACCAAAGTGGGTGGTGTCCAGCGGGAATTCGATACCGAGATAGTTGACCAGGAGCCGGATGACCGCATCGCCTGGCGCAGCACCGACGGAAAATCCCACGCCGGCATCATCAGGTTTACACAGGTGGACGCCAACCACACGAAGGTCAAAGTCCATTTCGAGTGGTCGCCGGAAACCGTCACCGAAAAGGCGGGCGCGGCACTGAAGGCCGACGACATGCAGGTGAAGGCGGACATGCGGAAGTTCAAGGACTTCATCGAATCCCGCGGCACCGAATCCGGCGGCTGGCGAGGCGAAGTCTAGGAAAGAAGACAGGAAGCGGACGACGGCGGGTGCCCACCCGCCGTCGTCCGCTTTCCTTGTGTGCCGGGCACAGCCGGCGCCTCGGTGTTTCAGCCGTCCCAGGCACCAGGCATTGGAGACTGTTGGGTCAGCCCGCCACGTTGCTGGGATCGTTGCCGTAGCTGTGCTTGGAGCCGATCTGGCCGTTCTGGTTTTTTATGATGTGCTCCACCTTGTCTGCCCGGGCAGCCTCCCGGCCTGCGGCGACAGCTTCATCCTTCGTGGCGTATACCGCACCGAATGCGCGGCCCGTGCCCTCGCGCCGGTTCTTCCATGCGCCGTCTTCGTGGTACGTCTCGATGTCACCCTGAGCCATTGCGTTACTCCTTCTGCCGTCACGGATGTTGGTTACCTGCCGCCTCCGCGTAGATACCGAAAAGCCCCGCAACACTTGGTGCACAGCGGGGCCTTCCAGGCAACCACTCCGCCTGATGGGGGCCAGGCGGAGAAGCTGAACTCCAACCTAATAGCAAGCATGCTTACCTTCAAGTGTGGAAACCCTCTGCGCCGTAATTCTTTGTCAGGGAACAGGGCGGTAACCGCAGGGAATCATCGTCAAGCCGATCAGGCGCGACGTGCCTTGCTAGAGCTGAAGCTCCATGAAGACGCTGTTGGGATCCAGCACGTAATCGGCGAAGGGTGCGCACTCGGTGAAGCCATGCCGGGCATACAGCCGCCGCGCTGGGGCGAAGTAGTCCTCGGTCCCGGTCTCAAGGTAGACGCTTTCAAGGTTCCGGGACCGTGCGTCGTCGAGGATATGCCGGAGCACGAGGGTGGCCACGCCGCGTCCCCGCGCCGTGGCCGCGGTGCGCATGGACTTGATCTCACCCTGCCCGCCTGCGCCCGGTGCGGGGTCCAGGAGCTTGAGCGCTCCGCACCCCAGCAGGGCACCGTCCTCGCGGGCGGTCCAGAACGAGATGGACGGCGCTGAGAGCGCGGAGTGGTCCAGGGCATGGACGCTTTCCGCCGGCGAGGTGGCGAACATGTCTGCCAGGTGTTCGCTCAGGAGGCGGTGGACGTCGTCGCGCGTGGGACTGTCCCGGTTTATGGAAATCATCGCTTCAAATTTACCGGTTGCCTACCGCGGCGCCGGTGTGCGACTATTCGGGTGATCGTGATCCGGCCGCAGGAGGTGAGACCCATGAATGCAGTATCCGCAATGGGTGCTCCCTCGCAGTCCACGATCGCGCGGCTGAACTAGCCGCCACCGGGAGCGCCAAACAGGCAATTCGCGAAAGGCGACTCCCATGAACACAACACCTTCTTCACAAGCCCCATCCAAACGCGCCCTCGTCCTTGGCGGTGGCGGCTCAACAGGCAACGCCTGGCTGATCGGCGTCCTCGCAGGCCTCGCCGATGCCGGGCTGGACGTGACCGGCGCCGGCCGGGTCATCGGAACGTCCGCCGGGTCCACGGCCGCAGCCCAAACTTCCGGCGCCGGGGCCGCCGAACTTTATGCCGCCATCCTGGACGCACCGCTTCCGCCACGACGCCGTCCCGCGGGATCCCAGCCGCCCGGCAAGCCGGTATCCGATCACCTGGAACGGACCGGCAGGATCATCGCATCCTCCCAAGACGCGGCGGACATGCGCCGCAGGATGGGTGCGCTGGCACTGGACCTGGCTGCGGCGCACGACGCAACCGCGCGGTGGCGGGAGACCGTTGCCGCGCGGCTGCCAAGCCGGGACTGGCCGCAGCATGAGCTGCTGATTACCGCGGTTGATGCCCACACCGGCACACCCGTGGTGTTCGACCGGCACAGCGGCGTGGACCTGGTGGATGCCGTGGCGGCCAGCTGCGCCAGCGGCTTCGCGTACGGGATCGGGAACGGCAGCTATATCGACGGCGGCTACCGGCGCAACGAGAACGCCGACCTGGCTGCCGGGTGCGGGCGGGTGCTGGTGCTGTCGCCCTTCGGCGGCAGGACACGGATGCCGCTGGAGTGGGACATGCAGCTCTCAGCCCAGGTCGATGAACTGCGGGCCGGGGGCAGCGTGGTGGAAGCAATCTTCCCGGACTCCGACTCGGAGCACATGTTCGGTGCCAACGCCATGGACCTGTCGCTGCGCCCGGCCGCCGCCCAGGCCGGCTACAACCAAGGCAAGGCCCTTGCCGGGCGGCTCGCGGCCTTCTGGGGCTGACGTCTCCCGGGACCGTTCGACGGCGGGTGGGCACCCGCCGTCGAACGCGTTCCCCTAAAGCGTGGCCAGGAAGTCCTCCGCGAACCTCTTTACGCCGTCCCACTCGGTGTACACGTAGTCCCGGGATGTGTCCGTATCCAGGGAACCCTTGTCGCCGGCGATCTTCTTCATCATGAGCCGCTTGATGAACCCGTAGTGCGTGTAGAGCAGCGCGCCGCCGAACAACGCCACGTGGGCCGGCCGCCAGCCGGTTTGCTGCTCGAACTCCTGGACGTAGCTTTCGGCGTTTTCGGCATCTCCATGCGCGGCAAGGCTGACGGAGAACAGGGCGGACGGGAGGCGCTCCAGGGTGTCCCGGTTTTTCCGGACAAAGTCCTGGACGTACTCCTCATGCTTGCCCATGTGCACCGATGCCCCCACCAAGACCGCATCACACCCCGGCGGGATCGCATCCCCTGCCTGCTTGATGTCCGCAATGCGGGCCTCGTGCCCGTGCGCCTGGACCACGTCCCCGATAAACTCGGCGATCCTGGCCGTCTGGCCCTCGGTGGTGCCGTACGGGATATAGATGCTGGCCATCATCGATCTCCTGGTGGTGTCCGTATTGGTCCCGTATAACCTTGCCAAATTCCAGGTGTGCGCCGTAGGGCCCAACGTCCCGGAAGTTATTGGCACACAAGTTCTTTGGCGTTTTTCCGACCATGACAAAAAGCACGAAAAAACTTGGAACCCGTCAAAATTATGAATTTCCCGTAACTGGTGGAGTCACGTCATCACCCTTGATTTGGTGCCCTGCGAAGCCTCCGGCCGCGGCGGAACAGGGGACTGGCCAAAAAAGTAGAAAGGGGTATGGTGGCCGTTAACGCGAGAGAAAGGCGTGGTTCCGGTGTCTGGAAAATCAAAAGGCGGAGCAGCCAAAAAGGTCGGCAAGTCGATCCTTGAGAAACGGGCTGAAAAAAGGGCGAAAAGCGAAAGCAGTGAGCTCCACGTCATAAAGCAGCGCAAGAACCACCGCTGACCAGGGTGGAGGAAGGCCCGGCCAAGGATTCATGGCCGGGCCGCTTACCCACGGAATTTATCGAGCGCGCCGGCGCTACTCCGGGCCCTTGTCGATAACGCAGAACCGGTTCCCGTCCGGGTCCTCGAGCACCACGAAGTCCGGGTCCTGCGGATACATGTCCCAGTCCACACGCTTGGCGCCGAGTGAGACAAGCCGTTCCACCTCCGCGGCCTGGTCGTCCGCGTACAGGTCAAGGTGGATCCGCGGGTAAGCCTGGACCTGGGTTTCGCTCAGCATGAGTGACAGGTGGGCGCCTGGGCCCGACGGCGGGGCAAGGGTCACCCACGTTTCGTTGCCAGGTTCCCTGGGCACGTAGCCGAGGGCGTTATGCCAGAACGTGGTGGCGGCGGCGACGTTGTTGACGCCGAGGACGATGGTGCCGATGGTCAACATTCGACCAGCCTAAACCGGGCGGCTGCGGCCCGGCTAGACTCCCCTTCATGGGGGAAAACAACACACCTGGGGAACGCCAACCGTCCAAACCCGCCAAACTGCCTGCCGCCGTCGTGCCTTTCCTGGGCCTCGCGGCAGTGCTGGGCGGCTGCCTGGTCGCGTACCTGAACCGCGACTTCACCGGCTGGTTTGCCTACGCGCCGCTGAGCAACCAGCCTTTCACCGCCAATGGCGCGGCGTTCATCACGCAAGGCACCCAGCTGGGCCTGGCGCTCGCCGTCGTTGGCCTGCTGGTGCTCGCATTCTGGGCCGGGCTGGTGGCTGGCCGCCGGACCGGTTCCGGTCCTCGTTAGCCGGGAGGCGCCGCCAGGCCCTGCGCGCCTGTGGTGGCAACCGGGATGGGTACTTCGGGACGTTGCTCGAACGCCGGTGTACCGAACCAACAGCCCTGGAACAGGCGGGCGCCGATTGCCTGCAGGACCCGATATTCCGGCTTCGTTTCGATGCCTTCGGGGCCGGAAACAGGCGCGCCGCCAGTTCAATCCCCTTGACGCGGCAGCGCCTCGATACCCCCATGGCCGCCACGCGATCGACGGCATGGCTAATGGCTGGCCCAGCCTGTTGGCACGAATTGACGGGCTGCTCGCCGAGGCCTCCTGAGATCGGCGCATACCTGATACGCTCCACGTAGTTGGCCCATTGATGCGCCAACCGGCTGGCCAACAGCCACCAGCAGCTTCAGTTGTGAGCGGGGTATCCAAGCATGGCCGTCGCGGAAATCCAGGTGGACCAGCGCGTGATCGGCATCGACTCCCGGCGGTTCGCCTCGGTGGAGAAGGCCCTGGTGGAGCTCATCACCAACAGCGATGACAGCTACGCGCGCCTGGAAAAGGCGGGCAGCCAGGTAACCGGCAGGATCGTGGTGGACTATGAGCGCCACCACGCCGGCGCGGTCGTGACAGTCAGCGACCAAGCGGAGGGCATGTCCTTCGAACAGGCCGGCCGGATCCTCAGCTACGGCGGCGCGCACAGCCCCCTGGCCCGCGGCGAGGGCGCCGGCCGCGGGTACTTCGGGCGCGGACTCAAACAGGCTATCTTCGGCCTGGGCCACGGCTGGATCGAAACCATCCAGGGCGGCAGGTTCACCCGCGTCGATGTCTTCCGCGGCGAGAACGGCGGCTACCTCTACGACGACGACGGCGCTGACCGCCAGGCCTTCACGGCCGATTACGCCCGGCTTGGAATAGACGACGCCGGGGTCCCCGGCCACGCACGGAACGGCACCAAGGTGACCATCGTCGTCGACAATCCCCGCGCCACGATCACGCAGCAGGCGACCCTGCTGCAGCTGCTCGCGGACAACATCTACCTGCGCGACGTGCTGGACCGCCGCGAAGTGCAGCTGGAGCGCGGGACCCCGGGCACCGACGGCTACGGCAGGGACGCCATCCGCTTCGAAGAACCCGCGGCCACCACGCTGATAGGACCCGACCGTCCCGGAACCTTCACCGTTGACGGCGGCGAATATGCCTTCACCGTCACGCTCAAGCGGGCCAACGGCGTTGAGCTGACGCTGAAGGGCGACGAGCGCACCGCAGGCCTGGTGGTGGAATCCGGCATGGCCGTCTTGGATTGCCAGATGTTCGACTACGAAAACCAGGTGGGCACGGAGTACCTTTTCGGCACAGTCAGGTGCCCGGCGCTGACGGAAATGCTGGGCAGGGGCAAAGCAATCATCAGCGACGAACGTGAGGGGCTGAACCCCAAAGACCCGTTCGTTGCCGCGTTCTCCGTCGCCGTCAGCCGGATGATCGCCGGCGCCGTGCAGGCAGAGAAGGAAAAACTCACCCACCTGGAACGCGCCACCACCTCCGGACGCACTGCTGAAATGATCGAACACCTGCTGCAGCACATGAGCGCCGCAGCCGTCCTGGACCTGGGCCTGGACACCGCATCCGTTCGTCACGAAGACGGAACCCCGGCAACGGAGGAGGCAGCGTCGGCGGCGCTGCGTTTCACCACGCCGTTCTACTACCGCCCGCCGGGGCATCCGTTCCATGCGGCTCTGCTGCTGAACCCAGGCCAGCTCCCCGCCGGCGGGACCCTGGAATTCGATCTGGACCTGCCGGATTCGATCCGGATGACCCCGTTCCCGGTGTCCATGCCCGTTTCCGGTGTAGGGGACACAACCCGGCTTGAATGGACGGTTACCGGGGACCGGCCCGGGGACCACGGGGAAATCACCGTACGTGCCGGGGACTACTGGGCGCTCTGCGAAATCGTCATCGCCGAACACGCTTCACGCCAAAGCGCGGACCAGCCGCCGCACCCTGCCATCGCTGCTGCCGGCACCCGGCCGGGCCCGCACCACCAGGCCCACCGTCCCGGTCGGGATCATGGCGTTGACCTCTTCACCGGCTACGACTTCCGCAACCTCCACAACAGCACCGACCGGGCCGTTTACAGCGAGGCGGAGCGCAAAGTCATTATCAACACCGCCGCACCCACTGTGCAGCTTTACGTCGATGGCCGCGGACGGTTCCGTGACTCCGCCCGGCTGTTGCTGGCCGAGCTCTTCCTCGACGTTATCTCGGAGGAACTGGCACGGCGCCGGGTGGAACAACACGGCCACGCCGGGGACCTGGAGGCCTTCCGGAAGGCCAAGCGCAGCATCATCGGCCGCTACGGCAGCGAGGTCCACCGCACCTTCCTGGGGTGAGGAAGCGGCCGGTCTGGACTGCCGGGACCTCAGGGCCAGTCGGCGCGGGTGAAGCGGATTGGGCTCTGCAGCGTGAGGAGACAGTCGGACGACCACTCGGCAACCGTGCCTTCAACGTCCAGTTCGGCGGGCGCGGAAACCTGCTGCGCGTCCTGGTTCGTGGTGCCTTGAAGATCTTCGACTGAGCTTTTCACGCGTCCCCCTCGACAAGCCTGTGTGCCCACACTAGGAGCCCCCGAATGGCATGGGAAGAGGGTTAATCCACGGGCGGGATAAACTGCGCAAATCTTGAGGATGGCTGCTATTGGGGACCCTGAACGGCGGCCCTGCTCAGACGTTCAGCACTCGCCGGCGCACGCGAATCAGGGCCCGCCAGCGGGATGATTTCCATCCTGCCGCCGGGGCCGGCGAGCACCAGGACGTGCCGTGCCGCCACGCCGTCCAGCGCCGTCGCCGCCTGCGCCGTGAGCTCCTCCACGGAGGGCGGAGCGGTGGTCGACGGCGGGAGGCCGGGACCGCCGTCGTCCGCCCGCAGCCAGGTGGTCACCTTGGCACCGCGGCCGGCGTCGGCGATGCCGCGGGCAAGGGCATCGGGGTCTACGGCGGCCGCCGAATAGCCGCTGACCAGGGTGATGTGCTCGATCACTCGCTTGCGTGCAGGGGCCGCGGCAGCGAGCAGGGTCCGGTCGTGCCGCCACAACGCAAGGTGGTAGCCCGCCACGAGCCCGGCCGCCACCAGTAGGCCCACGGGTGCGCGGATCCGGTCCAGGACGCTCCCGCCCGTAACGTCACTGAGCAGGAACTCGAAGAGCCGGTAGCCGATCACCAGCAGCGTGATCAGGGCAACGACGGCACTGACACCGAAGAACGCCACCAGGTAGACACGCCGCCCGGGCGGGATCTGGTCCGCCGTCCGCGGCTGGTGCCGCGGCTTCCACGCCAACCACCAGACCGGGCCGCCCACTGCCAGCGAACTGATGCCGCCAAGGAGCAGGGTGCGGGTGGCGCCGCCCGCCAGCGGCGAGACGGCGGCAGCCAGCAGTGCGTTGACCACAACGCCCACCCCGGACGCCGCTGCTGCGAGGGCAACGGCCGATGTCACCAGGAGGCTGGCACGCCGGGTCCGGGTGGAACGCAGAATGGAGGCGGTGCGGTGGTAGCGCCAGATCACGGCTCCGATGACGGCAGCCGCGATGGCCGGGGCCAGCGGTTCCAGCAGGGCGGTCAGCGGATCGGTCCGGTCAAATGCCAGCCGCAGCAGCACGAACAGGGCCACGCCCAGGCCTCCCAGGGCGGTGATGCCGGCAACGAAGATGCCGACGGCGATGATGGCAACGTCCACCAGGCCGGTCCGGAAACGCCGGCCGCCCTCGCGGAACCAGTGCCACCACCACACGAACGCTCCGCCGGCCGCCCACAGCACTGACCGAAGGACATCGAACCACCAGGGCTCAAAGGACGCTGCTGCCGTGAAGCCGCGGATGGCAGTGTCCAGCAGGGCGCTCAACGCCGCAATCGCCGCGCCGGCGCCAAGCAGCAGGCCAAAGACGGATCCGACGACGGCCCGCACGTCCTCGAGGTGCGACGACGGCTTGCGGGGATGCTTCCACATCCACCGGTGCCACAGCCAGATGGCGGCCCAGACCAGTCCGTTGGCCAGCGGGGACGGCCACTGGCTTTCCCGCGCACCGATAAAGGAGGAGGCAAGGTCCAGCAACGAGGTGGTGGCGATGATCAGGGAGACGGCGTACATCCCGGTCAGGTAGAGGCCCCAGCCCGCGGCGGTGCGCTCCGACTCGTCGTCAAGACGCCGCCACACAAACCACCACAGCAGCAGCGCCAGCGGGCCGCCGATCAGGGTGAATGCCAGTGAGAGGGCCAGCCCGGCCACGTCGCCCGCAACCAGGGTGGACGCCGTGCGGAAGAGCCGCTCAAGCAGTCCGACCAAGCCCGACACGGCAATGACCACCACGGCAAAGAGCAGGCCATACATGATCAGGCGGCGGAGGGTGGCCAGGCCGCCGGCGGGGGCGGCAACGGTACCTGCCGGGGCGCTCATGGCTTCACCGGAACGGCCGTGCAGGCCATCAGGGGGTACGGGGCCTGGTCGATCATCCATTGTCCATTCACCTTCAGGAGCGAGAAGGCGTCCTCCATCTCATACTCGGACGGGCCGAACGGGCCGCCTTGGGGTGACTGGACGATCGAGACCCGCACGGTGGCCGAATCGGTGCGCTCCGTCGTCGAAATCAATACGATGCGGGCCGGGCGGGGTTCGCCGGAATAGGAGCCGTAGCACCTGCTCCGGGCACCTGGCGTGAGGAATGTTTCCGCGGTGGGTATGTCGCCGTCGATCACTGCTTTGCTGTACCGCTGGACCACTCCGGCGGGACTGGCCTGGTCCAGCGGGGCCGGCTCACCGCGGGTGAACACCACCGCGAGTGCAACCACCACCAGCAAGGCCACCACGCCCATCAGGGCGACGAGGATCCGGTCCGGTCTTCGTGCTGCGTCGTCCATGGCATGAGTATCGATCCGGGCGGCCGGTTTCACCTGTGCCTTTAGGCCTGTTCTGGACGCGACCTCAGCCCAATCTTCAACATAGTTAAGAAAAAGCGTTGACTGTGCCGAAATTTTCACTATAGTTATGTGAGTTAGCTCACCCAGTGAAAGACAACCGATGACCACCGAGAGTAGCACCACCGCACCTCCAGCCACCAGCGAACTGCTGGCCACGGTTGGAAACAAGGTGCGGGCCATGCGCAAGGAGAAGGGCATGACCCTCGCCAAGCTCTCGGACATCACCGGACTCAGCCAGGCGATCGTCAGCCAGATCGAACGCGGTATGGCCAACCCGTCCTTCACAACCCTTGCCCAGCTGGCCCATGGACTGGACATTCCCGTGGGAAGGTTCTTCATTGGCCAGGAACAATCCAAATCCCCCGTCGTGCGCAGGTCGGCACGCCGGAACCTGCAAAACGTCACCCGCGAATCCGTCGGCGAAGCAGTCCATGAACTGCTCACCCCGGACCGCGACGGCACCATCGAAGCGCAATGGATCAGTACGCCCCCAGGGCACGACACCAGCGCAACACCCTTTACCCACAGCGGGGAAGAGTTCTGCTACATCATCTCGGGCCGCAAGGACGTCTACTTGGACGGCGTCTGCTACAGCCTGGAAGAGGGCGACTCCATCACCTACCCGGCAGAGACCCCGCACTGGTACAAGAACAGCTACGAAGAGGTATGCGTAGCCATCTGGGTGAACGCACCACACAAGTGGTAGGCGTCCCGGTCCCCGCCGGCGCCAGCGTTTCCCCTTAACTGCCCGGACCCCACACGTGGCCCCGGACAATCCTTGCCATCTTCGCAGCATGCGCCTCCTCCAACAGGCGCGGCTGCGTCATACCCTCCTGCGCCGTCCCCGGCGCCAGCGTAAGGACACTTCCATGCTCGACATCCAAGCGACGGACAATGCCGTCCCGTCACCCCGTTCCACCACCTCATCCCCCCGCAACCGCGAGAAGTTCACCCCCGAAGTCCGCAAAGGCCTCCTGGGCCTTGGCCTGGGCAACGCCCTGGAATGGTACGACTGGATGGTCTTCGGCCTCCTGTCCGCCTTCATCGGCCCCAACTTCTTCCCCAACGACGAGCCGCTCTCGGCCACCCTGAACGCGCTGGCCGTGTTCGCCGTCGGATTCGCCTTCCGGCCGCTGGGCGGCATCCTGCTGGGAACGCTCGCGGACCGGATCGGCCGCCGCCGCGTGATGCTGCTGTCCATCATGCTGATGGCCGGCACCACCCTGGTCATCGCCATCACCCCCAGCTACGCCACCATCGGCGCCTGGTCCGGCATCATCCTGGTGGCCTGCCGCGTCCTGCAGGGCATCTCCACGGGCATCGAAGCACCGCTTTCCACCTCCCACGCGGTGGAACTCGCCCCGGAGGGCCGCGAAGGCTACGTGGCCGGCATCATGTCCTTCTACGTCAATATCGGCATCCTGCTCGCCTCCCTTGTCAGTTTCGTCTGCAGCCTGATGATCGGCGGCGCGGCCATGGGGGAGTGGGGCTGGCGCGTCCCGTTCATCATCGGCGCCGTGTTCGGCTTCGTGGTGCTCTACCTGCGCCGTTCACTGCCTGAAACCCTGAAGGCAGAGGAAATGGCCTCCACCACGGCAAAGTCCGTATGGTCCGGAGTCGGCAAGCATTGGCTCTCCGTCCTGGCCATCGTGTTCGTGGTGGGTGCGGCCCAGGCCTACAACTACGCCTGGAACGTGGGCCTCCCCAGCGCCGCACGCAGTGGTTTCAAGGAGGACCCCACCGCCGTTTTCGCCCTCACCACCATCCTGGGCGTCATCCTGGTGGCAGGCAGCTGGATCATCGGGAAACTCGCCGATGGCCGGTCGATGTCCCGCTGGTTCCTGGTGACCCGGGTCCTGGCCATCCCGTCCGTCTTCCTCATGCTCCTCTATGTCCAGCCGGGCATCGGCGGATTCGCGGCAGTCCTGCTGGGCGGCTCGATCGTCCTGGTCCTGAACATGACCCTCTACAACGTGGTCAGCTCGTCCCTGATGCCCAAGAACATCCGCGGCACCGGCGTGGCACTCGGGTACGGCATCGGCGTCGCAATCTTCGGCGGCACGGCCTCCTACCTGCTGGTGTGGCTGCAGTCCCTGAACCTCACCTGGATCTTCCCGGTCTACGTGGCCGTCCTCTCCGTCCTCAGCATCGTTTTCTACCTCGCCGCCCGCCGCTCCAACGGCATCTTCGTCGGAAAGTAAGGACTTCCCCATGAACAACACACGCAGCTTTGTCGCGCCCAAAAACGGTTCCCTGGAACTGGGCACCACCACGGCGGACCTCACCGCCCCGGTGATCTCCCGCTCCGACGTCCTGGTGGTAGGCGGTGGCCCCGCCGGTGTGGCCGCCGCCGTCACCGCAGCCCGCTCCGGCGCCAAGGTCACCCTGCTGGAGCGTTACTCCTCCCTGGGCGGCCTGGCCTCCGGCGGCATGGTGCTGGTGCTGGACGACATGATCAACGGCCAGGACATCACGGTCACCGGCATCGTCTCCGAATACGTGGAACGGCTGCAGAAACTGGGCCTTGCCATCGTCCCGCCGGCCGAAGACCGCCGCACGTCAGAGGAGCTCTGGAACAAGTGGGGCCGCTACGGCACCTTCGATTTCCACTCCCACACCACCCCCAAGCCCATCTGCTACGCCGCCGCCTTCGATCCCGACGGCTGGAAGCGCGTCTCCAACGACCTGGTCCGCGAAGCAGGCGTGGACCTGAGGCTGCACTCCTGGTTCTCCCGCCCCATCGTGGACAACGGCGTGATCAAGGGCGTCGTCTGCGAGACCAAGCTTGGCCCGCAGGCCTTCATGGCGGACGTGGTCATCGACACCACCGGTGACATCGACGTCGCCTCCCGGGCCGGCGCCAGCTACGCCCAGGACAACTACCTCACCACCCTCGTGTTCCGCCTGGGCAACGTGGATACCGCCGCCGCGGAAGCCTTCGAACAGGCCAACCCCAAGGAAGCCCGCGCCATCAACCGCAAGATCAAGCGCCTCCTCGGCGGCGCTTGGGAACTGTGGTGGCTCAAGACCCCCATCGACGGCGTGGTCTGGTGCAACGCCCCGCACATGACCGGTTACGACGGCGTGGACCCGGCGGACATGACCGCCGCCGAGTTCGCCGCCCGCGACAAGATCTCCGAAGCCGTGGACTACGTCCGCGCCAACCTTCCGGGATTCGAAAAGTGCTACATGCTGGATGTCGCCTCCCAGATGGGCGTCCGCCAGACCCGCCTGCTGCAGGGCGAATACGTCATGACCAAAGAGGACGTCACCCAGCGCCGGCACTTCCATGACAGCGTGGCCCGCGGCCGGGACTACTACTACCCCTACCGCTCGCTGCTGCCCAAGGAAGTGGACCAGCTGCTGGTGGCCGGCCGCCACTACTCCGCCACCCCCGAGGCGCAGAAGATGTCCCGCGAAATTCCGCCGTGCATGGCCATGGGCCAGGCCGTAGGCGTCGCGGCAGCGCTCGCCGTCCAGTCCGGCGTGCTGGTCCGCGACGTCGCGGCAGCGGACATCCAGCAGGGCATGCG
It encodes the following:
- a CDS encoding XRE family transcriptional regulator, which produces MTTESSTTAPPATSELLATVGNKVRAMRKEKGMTLAKLSDITGLSQAIVSQIERGMANPSFTTLAQLAHGLDIPVGRFFIGQEQSKSPVVRRSARRNLQNVTRESVGEAVHELLTPDRDGTIEAQWISTPPGHDTSATPFTHSGEEFCYIISGRKDVYLDGVCYSLEEGDSITYPAETPHWYKNSYEEVCVAIWVNAPHKW
- a CDS encoding MFS transporter, yielding MLDIQATDNAVPSPRSTTSSPRNREKFTPEVRKGLLGLGLGNALEWYDWMVFGLLSAFIGPNFFPNDEPLSATLNALAVFAVGFAFRPLGGILLGTLADRIGRRRVMLLSIMLMAGTTLVIAITPSYATIGAWSGIILVACRVLQGISTGIEAPLSTSHAVELAPEGREGYVAGIMSFYVNIGILLASLVSFVCSLMIGGAAMGEWGWRVPFIIGAVFGFVVLYLRRSLPETLKAEEMASTTAKSVWSGVGKHWLSVLAIVFVVGAAQAYNYAWNVGLPSAARSGFKEDPTAVFALTTILGVILVAGSWIIGKLADGRSMSRWFLVTRVLAIPSVFLMLLYVQPGIGGFAAVLLGGSIVLVLNMTLYNVVSSSLMPKNIRGTGVALGYGIGVAIFGGTASYLLVWLQSLNLTWIFPVYVAVLSVLSIVFYLAARRSNGIFVGK
- a CDS encoding ATP-binding protein; amino-acid sequence: MAVAEIQVDQRVIGIDSRRFASVEKALVELITNSDDSYARLEKAGSQVTGRIVVDYERHHAGAVVTVSDQAEGMSFEQAGRILSYGGAHSPLARGEGAGRGYFGRGLKQAIFGLGHGWIETIQGGRFTRVDVFRGENGGYLYDDDGADRQAFTADYARLGIDDAGVPGHARNGTKVTIVVDNPRATITQQATLLQLLADNIYLRDVLDRREVQLERGTPGTDGYGRDAIRFEEPAATTLIGPDRPGTFTVDGGEYAFTVTLKRANGVELTLKGDERTAGLVVESGMAVLDCQMFDYENQVGTEYLFGTVRCPALTEMLGRGKAIISDEREGLNPKDPFVAAFSVAVSRMIAGAVQAEKEKLTHLERATTSGRTAEMIEHLLQHMSAAAVLDLGLDTASVRHEDGTPATEEAASAALRFTTPFYYRPPGHPFHAALLLNPGQLPAGGTLEFDLDLPDSIRMTPFPVSMPVSGVGDTTRLEWTVTGDRPGDHGEITVRAGDYWALCEIVIAEHASRQSADQPPHPAIAAAGTRPGPHHQAHRPGRDHGVDLFTGYDFRNLHNSTDRAVYSEAERKVIINTAAPTVQLYVDGRGRFRDSARLLLAELFLDVISEELARRRVEQHGHAGDLEAFRKAKRSIIGRYGSEVHRTFLG
- a CDS encoding DUF5671 domain-containing protein, with amino-acid sequence MSAPAGTVAAPAGGLATLRRLIMYGLLFAVVVIAVSGLVGLLERLFRTASTLVAGDVAGLALSLAFTLIGGPLALLLWWFVWRRLDDESERTAAGWGLYLTGMYAVSLIIATTSLLDLASSFIGARESQWPSPLANGLVWAAIWLWHRWMWKHPRKPSSHLEDVRAVVGSVFGLLLGAGAAIAALSALLDTAIRGFTAAASFEPWWFDVLRSVLWAAGGAFVWWWHWFREGGRRFRTGLVDVAIIAVGIFVAGITALGGLGVALFVLLRLAFDRTDPLTALLEPLAPAIAAAVIGAVIWRYHRTASILRSTRTRRASLLVTSAVALAAAASGVGVVVNALLAAAVSPLAGGATRTLLLGGISSLAVGGPVWWLAWKPRHQPRTADQIPPGRRVYLVAFFGVSAVVALITLLVIGYRLFEFLLSDVTGGSVLDRIRAPVGLLVAAGLVAGYHLALWRHDRTLLAAAAPARKRVIEHITLVSGYSAAAVDPDALARGIADAGRGAKVTTWLRADDGGPGLPPSTTAPPSVEELTAQAATALDGVAARHVLVLAGPGGRMEIIPLAGPDSRAPASAERLSRAAVQGPQ